In Lentibacillus amyloliquefaciens, one DNA window encodes the following:
- a CDS encoding NAD-dependent succinate-semialdehyde dehydrogenase, with translation MAVQTKNYSMYINGEWSGSELDTMDVVNPSNGEVIGTVPYGGENEAEQAVDAAYEAFQSWSELTAYDRAGYLEKLNQLMLDNQEEMAEIMTLEMGKPINESRGEVKYAASFLKWFAEEGKRIYGETIPTHAAGKRLQVWKKPVGVVTAITPWNFPAAMLTRKMGPALASGCTFIMKPSSDSPLTAVKLMELVEEAGFPKGVVNLLTGSSSKIAKVSMENKKVRKVTFTGSTEVGKTLIRQSADQVKKLSLELGGHAPLVVLDDADIDQAVEGTVASKFRNSGQTCICANRVYVQEGIYDEFVEKLTAAVKELKVGDGMDESNQIGPLINQDGLDKVKRHVDDAVSKGAQVEVGGETVTEYEGLFYQPTVIKDVNQSMVVMQEETFGPVTPVEKITSDEEAVKVANDTPFGLAAYVFTENVSRGTQLIEKLDFGIVGWNNGAPSAAQVPFGGMKESGIGREGGHEGIEEFVESQYVSIGMK, from the coding sequence ATGGCAGTACAAACAAAAAATTATTCAATGTACATTAATGGTGAGTGGTCAGGCAGTGAGCTTGATACAATGGACGTTGTGAATCCGTCAAATGGTGAAGTAATCGGGACCGTGCCATACGGCGGTGAAAACGAAGCAGAACAGGCTGTTGATGCGGCTTATGAGGCGTTTCAGTCATGGTCTGAACTGACGGCATACGACAGGGCCGGATACCTGGAAAAACTGAATCAGCTGATGCTTGATAATCAGGAAGAAATGGCTGAAATAATGACGCTGGAAATGGGCAAACCGATAAACGAATCGAGAGGGGAAGTTAAGTACGCTGCTTCATTCCTTAAATGGTTTGCCGAAGAAGGGAAACGCATTTACGGTGAAACGATCCCTACCCACGCAGCCGGCAAGCGTCTGCAAGTGTGGAAAAAGCCAGTCGGTGTTGTGACCGCTATTACACCATGGAATTTCCCGGCAGCTATGCTGACACGTAAGATGGGGCCGGCTCTTGCATCAGGTTGCACATTTATTATGAAACCATCCAGCGACAGTCCGCTGACAGCCGTTAAACTGATGGAACTTGTTGAAGAAGCCGGATTTCCAAAAGGCGTCGTCAACCTTCTAACAGGCTCATCATCCAAAATCGCCAAAGTATCTATGGAAAACAAGAAAGTCCGCAAAGTAACATTTACAGGCTCTACAGAGGTTGGCAAAACGTTAATTCGTCAGAGTGCCGACCAGGTGAAAAAATTATCGCTTGAACTTGGCGGGCATGCACCACTGGTCGTCCTTGATGATGCGGACATTGATCAGGCAGTAGAGGGAACAGTCGCTTCCAAGTTCCGCAATTCCGGCCAGACATGCATTTGCGCCAACCGGGTGTATGTTCAGGAAGGCATTTACGATGAGTTTGTCGAAAAGCTGACAGCAGCTGTTAAGGAGTTAAAAGTCGGCGATGGCATGGACGAATCCAATCAAATTGGCCCATTAATTAATCAGGATGGTCTCGATAAGGTGAAACGCCATGTTGATGATGCCGTTTCAAAAGGGGCACAAGTGGAAGTCGGCGGTGAAACTGTAACTGAATATGAAGGCCTCTTTTATCAGCCGACTGTCATCAAAGATGTGAATCAATCAATGGTTGTCATGCAGGAAGAAACGTTCGGCCCTGTCACACCTGTTGAGAAAATCACATCAGATGAGGAAGCGGTCAAAGTAGCTAATGACACACCATTTGGTCTGGCAGCATACGTCTTTACGGAAAATGTCTCCAGAGGCACACAGCTGATTGAAAAGCTCGATTTTGGCATTGTTGGCTGGAATAATGGTGCGCCATCTGCTGCACAGGTGCCATTCGGCGGCATGAAAGAAAGCGGTATTGGTCGTGAAGGTGGTCATGAAGGCATTGAAGAATTTGTTGAGTCACAATATGTATCAATTGGCATGAAATAA
- a CDS encoding RidA family protein, protein MKEVIQTLNAPQPGGPYSQGVKTESFIFVSGQDGIKPSGESVGASIAAQTTAALRNIKHILAEADADLSSMVYVTCHLTDLNDETVREFNEAYESYFKNVDVKPARITIGSQLLETDVEITAIAAVER, encoded by the coding sequence ATGAAAGAAGTCATCCAAACGCTGAATGCACCTCAACCGGGAGGACCGTATTCACAAGGCGTTAAAACCGAATCGTTCATCTTCGTCTCCGGACAGGATGGCATCAAGCCGAGTGGTGAGTCTGTAGGGGCATCGATTGCTGCTCAAACTACTGCGGCCCTTCGGAATATCAAACATATACTGGCGGAAGCTGATGCTGATTTATCAAGTATGGTATATGTGACATGCCATTTGACCGATTTGAATGATGAAACAGTCCGCGAATTCAATGAAGCCTATGAATCTTATTTCAAAAATGTTGACGTAAAGCCTGCCAGGATTACGATCGGAAGCCAGTTATTGGAAACAGATGTTGAAATAACGGCAATTGCCGCAGTGGAGCGGTGA
- a CDS encoding M20 metallopeptidase family protein, whose product MTSSAIKSAAKHMQDQLSQWRQHLHRHPELSFQEVETARFIAKNLEQIPGMNVTTGVGFPTAIMGTISSGSGPTVVIRADMDALPIQEENECSYKSMNNGIMHACGHDAHSTIGLGTASLIGNLFEQGELEGTVKFLFQPAEEMADQYGSTGAPYMIKAGALEEADWALALHMSPEDEPGQVKVHDGYSMANVDVFEAVVTGSGGHGAYPHLGKDPVWMLGPVLQALHGIVARRVSPLESAVISVGSIQSGSASNVIPSEVHVTGTIRSYHPDTRELLHNELEKAFSLVRPLDGDYQLTIKPEDPALYNDAGVNHIIRQTISELYPDFHMLDTPFGLGGEDFAHMTQEVPGAMFFLGCAVGDDAVRDLHTPHFDIDENVLPIGAAILAESARRLLSNQ is encoded by the coding sequence TTGACGTCCAGCGCTATCAAATCAGCGGCAAAACATATGCAGGATCAACTGTCACAATGGCGTCAGCATTTGCACCGCCATCCGGAATTAAGTTTTCAGGAAGTTGAAACGGCACGATTTATTGCAAAAAATCTTGAACAGATACCTGGTATGAACGTGACTACGGGAGTCGGCTTTCCAACAGCAATAATGGGAACGATTTCATCAGGTTCCGGTCCGACCGTCGTTATCAGGGCAGATATGGATGCCTTGCCGATACAGGAAGAAAATGAATGTAGTTATAAATCGATGAACAACGGGATTATGCATGCGTGCGGTCATGATGCACATTCAACGATTGGATTGGGGACTGCCAGTTTAATAGGTAATTTGTTTGAACAAGGCGAGTTGGAGGGGACGGTTAAATTTCTTTTTCAACCGGCGGAAGAGATGGCAGATCAATACGGGTCAACAGGGGCACCGTACATGATCAAAGCCGGTGCTTTGGAAGAGGCTGATTGGGCACTTGCTTTGCACATGAGTCCGGAAGATGAGCCGGGTCAGGTGAAAGTTCATGACGGGTACAGCATGGCCAATGTTGATGTGTTTGAAGCTGTGGTCACTGGCAGCGGCGGTCACGGTGCATATCCGCACCTGGGCAAAGATCCTGTCTGGATGCTCGGCCCGGTGCTTCAGGCCTTGCATGGAATAGTGGCACGCCGCGTATCACCGCTCGAATCAGCTGTTATAAGTGTGGGCAGTATTCAAAGCGGGTCAGCAAGCAATGTGATTCCCTCAGAAGTACATGTGACAGGGACAATTCGCAGCTATCATCCGGATACGCGTGAATTACTGCACAATGAACTGGAAAAAGCATTTTCATTAGTCCGGCCGCTTGATGGGGACTATCAATTAACTATCAAGCCTGAAGATCCTGCCCTTTATAATGATGCGGGTGTAAATCATATCATCAGGCAAACCATCAGTGAATTATATCCTGATTTTCACATGCTTGATACACCATTTGGATTGGGCGGCGAGGATTTTGCCCATATGACTCAAGAAGTTCCTGGTGCCATGTTTTTCCTTGGGTGTGCTGTTGGCGATGACGCGGTTCGCGATTTGCACACACCGCATTTTGATATTGATGAAAACGTGTTGCCTATCGGGGCAGCAATTCTGGCAGAGTCAGCCCGGCGTCTTTTAAGTAATCAATGA
- a CDS encoding pyridoxal-phosphate dependent enzyme, giving the protein MTAKQVTQQDVWAAKQRIAPIVSKSPLIYSDQLSDYAGIPVHLKLENLNVSHSFKIRGAANKILSLSPEEQERGVTTFSTGNFGMSVAYVAGQLGIDAIICISNRVPKAKVEALKSSGAQIEIHGVSQDDAEKRSYQLEKEHGLTVVHPFDDAHIIAGQGTIGLELLEDLPDVDTVIGGLSGGGLHSGLGVALKSAASGIKVLGASTEKGPAMYESIQKGKPVVIEEQDTLADSLLGGVGLENKYTFNMVQQYVDDIQLLNEAEIGVGMAFMLDKHRMMVEGAAASGIGAILNNRFSLGSRAVVVISGSSVDTETIMNVMEKYGDAIPEFKY; this is encoded by the coding sequence ATGACAGCGAAACAAGTTACTCAGCAGGATGTATGGGCGGCTAAACAGCGCATAGCACCGATTGTTTCTAAATCGCCGTTAATTTACTCTGATCAACTATCCGACTATGCAGGGATTCCGGTTCATTTAAAACTGGAAAATCTTAATGTCAGTCATTCGTTTAAAATCAGGGGAGCAGCCAATAAGATTCTCAGTTTATCACCTGAAGAGCAAGAGCGTGGTGTGACAACATTTTCAACTGGCAATTTCGGGATGAGTGTTGCGTATGTTGCCGGACAGCTCGGTATTGATGCCATCATTTGCATTTCTAATCGCGTGCCCAAAGCAAAAGTGGAAGCATTAAAAAGCTCAGGAGCACAGATCGAAATTCATGGTGTTTCTCAGGATGATGCCGAAAAGCGCAGTTATCAGCTTGAAAAAGAGCATGGGCTGACAGTGGTCCACCCATTTGACGATGCGCATATCATTGCCGGTCAAGGCACAATTGGACTGGAGTTACTGGAAGATTTGCCTGATGTGGATACGGTAATCGGCGGCTTATCGGGCGGCGGACTGCATTCAGGTCTCGGTGTGGCACTGAAATCGGCTGCGTCAGGGATTAAAGTTCTTGGCGCCTCAACTGAAAAAGGTCCCGCAATGTATGAAAGTATTCAAAAAGGCAAGCCGGTTGTGATAGAAGAGCAGGATACACTTGCTGATAGTCTCCTTGGCGGTGTCGGATTGGAAAATAAATACACTTTCAATATGGTACAGCAATATGTTGATGACATCCAGCTGCTTAACGAAGCGGAGATTGGCGTGGGGATGGCTTTCATGCTTGATAAACATCGAATGATGGTGGAAGGTGCAGCAGCCTCAGGCATCGGTGCCATTCTGAATAACCGCTTCAGTCTTGGTTCCAGAGCTGTCGTCGTTATCAGTGGGTCAAGTGTTGATACGGAAACAATCATGAATGTGATGGAAAAATATGGTGATGCAATCCCGGAATTTAAATACTAG
- the dat gene encoding D-amino-acid transaminase: MLYNDQIMERDNNINIEDRAYQFGDGVYEVIGVYDGTPLMMDEHMERLERSARELRLNLPLPVSEIKNNLEKLVDVNELEEGIIYMQVSRGIASREHAFPEPGTQAVTIAYTREETRQSDLEDKGGTAVLTEDIRWLRCDIKTLNLLPNVMAKQKAVENNSVEAILHRGDIVTEASASNVFIVKNGELYTHPADNYILNGITRKSIIQLCNELNIKVNEQTYTVDELLSADEVFISATKQDIIPILKVDDQMIGDGKPGKITHKILKSFRSLYQKEIRNKA; this comes from the coding sequence ATGTTATACAATGACCAGATTATGGAGCGGGACAACAATATTAACATTGAGGACCGCGCTTATCAGTTTGGTGATGGGGTGTATGAAGTCATTGGTGTTTATGACGGCACCCCGCTGATGATGGATGAACATATGGAGCGGCTGGAAAGAAGTGCCCGGGAATTGCGGTTGAATCTGCCTCTTCCGGTCAGCGAAATCAAAAATAACCTTGAGAAGCTGGTGGATGTTAATGAACTTGAAGAAGGCATTATTTATATGCAAGTGTCCCGTGGTATCGCGTCGCGTGAACATGCGTTTCCTGAACCCGGCACTCAGGCTGTCACAATTGCTTATACACGTGAAGAAACCCGGCAATCAGACCTTGAAGATAAAGGCGGCACCGCAGTACTGACAGAAGATATCCGCTGGCTGCGCTGTGATATTAAAACACTCAACCTGCTCCCGAACGTGATGGCGAAACAAAAAGCAGTGGAAAATAATTCGGTTGAAGCGATTCTCCATCGTGGTGATATTGTAACAGAAGCGAGCGCATCGAATGTTTTTATTGTCAAAAACGGTGAGCTCTATACACACCCGGCTGATAATTATATTTTAAATGGTATTACACGCAAATCAATCATCCAATTATGTAATGAGCTGAATATTAAAGTGAATGAACAGACCTATACGGTCGATGAGCTCCTTAGTGCTGATGAAGTTTTCATTTCTGCAACAAAACAGGATATTATTCCGATTTTGAAAGTTGACGACCAAATGATAGGTGATGGCAAGCCCGGTAAGATTACTCACAAGATTTTAAAATCGTTCCGTTCACTTTATCAAAAAGAAATTAGAAATAAAGCTTAA
- the alr gene encoding alanine racemase, which yields MAHPSTITAHGPTVAEVDLEAFKENVRTFKRLVGNSRLMAVIKTNAYGHGVVPSGEAAVRAGADCLGVTMVEEGAQLRAAGIDVPIHILSSIMSWQAADLVAYDLTASVSSLDLAHALNREAVRQNKAASVHLKIDTGLHRFGIQPEEALDFCRASYELPGLEWEGIYTHFSSADEGEWNTTEKQYASFMNTIATLKKDGYYFPVRHAGASTIAIERRDMYLDMVRCGIALFGYPPEERQDSMISLKPVMGLKSRLLHVHELPPGSPVGYGGSYVTSDYEKIAVVPIGHGDGYHRALSNNGQMLVRGQRAEIIGEVSLDQTLINVTGIPGVSAGDEVVLMGEQQGDYISGREIAGWMDSIVDEVLSGLKERVERIYK from the coding sequence TTGGCACATCCATCAACTATAACGGCGCATGGACCAACTGTAGCGGAAGTCGACCTTGAGGCATTTAAGGAAAACGTCAGGACATTTAAAAGGTTGGTTGGAAATAGTAGGCTCATGGCTGTTATTAAAACAAATGCCTATGGACACGGTGTTGTTCCTTCCGGTGAGGCAGCTGTACGGGCCGGTGCTGATTGCCTTGGTGTGACAATGGTCGAGGAAGGTGCACAGCTCAGGGCGGCTGGAATTGATGTGCCCATTCATATTTTAAGTTCAATTATGAGCTGGCAGGCAGCGGATCTTGTCGCCTATGATCTTACTGCGTCCGTCTCCTCCCTTGACTTGGCACATGCCCTGAATAGAGAAGCCGTCCGGCAAAATAAGGCGGCCTCCGTTCACTTGAAAATCGATACCGGTCTCCACCGGTTCGGCATCCAGCCTGAAGAAGCTCTTGATTTTTGCCGGGCTTCATACGAATTACCCGGTCTGGAATGGGAAGGGATTTATACCCATTTTTCCAGCGCTGATGAAGGTGAATGGAACACAACTGAAAAGCAATATGCATCATTTATGAATACAATCGCGACGCTGAAGAAAGACGGATACTATTTTCCGGTGCGTCACGCCGGGGCATCCACGATTGCTATCGAGCGGAGGGATATGTATTTGGATATGGTCAGATGCGGTATTGCTTTGTTTGGCTACCCGCCTGAAGAACGGCAAGACAGCATGATTTCATTGAAACCGGTGATGGGGCTGAAGTCACGTCTTCTGCATGTGCATGAACTTCCTCCCGGTTCGCCCGTTGGATATGGCGGCAGTTATGTTACATCAGACTATGAAAAAATAGCAGTCGTGCCTATCGGGCATGGCGATGGATACCACCGGGCTTTGTCCAACAATGGGCAAATGCTTGTACGCGGCCAGCGTGCTGAAATAATTGGGGAGGTATCACTGGACCAGACGCTGATCAATGTGACCGGCATACCGGGTGTGAGTGCGGGTGATGAGGTTGTTTTAATGGGTGAGCAGCAAGGTGATTATATTTCCGGACGTGAAATAGCCGGCTGGATGGATAGTATCGTTGATGAAGTACTGTCAGGCTTAAAAGAACGGGTTGAAAGAATCTATAAATAA
- a CDS encoding Na+/H+ antiporter NhaC family protein → MDFLSVVPPIVAVVLAIVTKRVLLSLFISIWVGGLIAAGGNPFEAVSVTFTWIKDVMIDPWNARFLVMTALLGCGAAFMFKTGGSQGLINVLESRLTTGKRVQFLSYFLGLIIFFNDYVNSVIVGNASKDIAAKHKISREKLSYVLDSTAAPIATIGPVSDWIGFQVSLIAGAFGSLAIVGLEPYFAFLQSIPWNFYAILCLLAVPMIIAGKDFGPMAKAEERAKETGKLIPEGSTPLSSVGEDLGEPHKKDASVWNFILPLVALISVSMWALWYVGGGAEGNSIMDALAETDVSVALTWGAFAMTGVGLIMGLIQGMSLRDCEDTLLGGIRTMLPALIIILLAWSIGTVTSELGTAEFVVSATEGWMTAALLPFLIFIIAMFISFATGTSWGTMSILTPIAIPLAFNFGGEELIPIVIGAIFAGAIFGDHVSPISDTTVMASIFAESDHIAHVNTQAPYALVPASIAGVMYLLYSVVGSSIVLLIAGIVAQFFILRYLGNRHAKKHNNSEHKIA, encoded by the coding sequence ATGGACTTCTTATCAGTCGTACCGCCGATTGTTGCGGTTGTTTTGGCTATTGTGACCAAGCGTGTATTGCTGTCACTCTTTATCAGTATATGGGTCGGCGGGCTGATTGCAGCAGGCGGCAACCCGTTTGAAGCAGTCAGTGTCACATTTACTTGGATAAAAGATGTCATGATTGATCCGTGGAATGCACGTTTCCTTGTGATGACTGCATTACTCGGGTGTGGTGCTGCATTCATGTTTAAAACCGGTGGGTCACAAGGGCTGATTAACGTTTTGGAGAGTAGATTAACCACTGGAAAACGCGTGCAGTTTTTATCTTACTTCTTAGGGCTTATCATCTTTTTTAATGACTATGTAAATTCTGTGATTGTTGGCAATGCTTCAAAAGACATTGCTGCCAAGCATAAAATTTCAAGGGAAAAATTATCTTATGTACTTGATTCAACAGCTGCACCGATTGCCACCATCGGCCCTGTTTCCGACTGGATCGGCTTTCAGGTATCATTGATCGCGGGCGCTTTTGGCAGCCTTGCGATTGTCGGGCTGGAACCATATTTTGCTTTTCTCCAATCGATTCCGTGGAACTTTTATGCGATTTTATGTTTGCTGGCGGTTCCAATGATTATTGCGGGTAAGGATTTCGGACCGATGGCAAAAGCAGAGGAACGTGCCAAAGAAACAGGCAAACTGATTCCAGAGGGGTCCACGCCACTGTCTTCAGTCGGAGAAGACCTTGGGGAACCACATAAAAAAGATGCGAGTGTCTGGAACTTTATCTTGCCGCTTGTTGCGCTTATTTCAGTAAGTATGTGGGCTTTATGGTATGTTGGCGGCGGTGCAGAAGGCAATTCAATCATGGATGCGCTTGCTGAAACGGATGTTTCCGTGGCGCTGACATGGGGTGCTTTTGCCATGACAGGTGTCGGGCTCATTATGGGGCTTATCCAGGGCATGAGTCTTCGGGATTGCGAAGATACCCTGCTTGGAGGGATCAGAACGATGCTTCCGGCGCTGATTATTATTCTGCTTGCCTGGTCAATCGGTACCGTCACCTCAGAACTTGGAACAGCTGAATTTGTCGTCTCCGCAACAGAAGGGTGGATGACAGCGGCTCTCTTGCCATTTTTGATTTTTATCATTGCAATGTTTATTTCATTTGCGACAGGTACTTCGTGGGGTACGATGTCGATTTTGACTCCAATTGCTATTCCATTGGCGTTTAACTTTGGCGGTGAAGAACTGATTCCGATTGTTATCGGTGCTATTTTCGCAGGTGCTATATTCGGGGATCATGTTTCGCCAATATCCGATACGACAGTTATGGCATCTATTTTTGCTGAATCTGATCACATTGCCCATGTTAATACACAAGCACCTTACGCACTTGTTCCGGCAAGTATTGCAGGTGTGATGTATTTGTTGTATTCCGTAGTCGGAAGCAGTATCGTGCTCTTAATCGCCGGTATTGTTGCCCAGTTCTTCATTTTGCGTTACTTGGGCAACCGGCATGCTAAAAAACATAATAATAGTGAACACAAAATTGCCTAG
- a CDS encoding aldo/keto reductase — translation MIEHLQDTVTLNNGVKMPGFGLGVYKVDEEVAVDSVKAALENGYRSIDTASFYNNEKGVGKGIRESGVPREEIFITSKVWNDEQGYEETLEAFERSLEKLGLDYLDLYLIHWPVKGKYQDTWKAMEKLYNEGKVRAIGVSNFHVHHLQDLMSNSKVKPVVDQVEYHPHLSQEKLRAFCEEADIKLEAWSPLKKGRLFDEPVISELADKYGKTSAQIILRWDVQNNVITIPKSTHAHRIKENADIFDFTLTDEEVTRISSLNKDDRTGKNPDSFDE, via the coding sequence ATGATTGAGCATCTGCAAGATACAGTTACGTTAAATAATGGCGTCAAAATGCCAGGGTTTGGGTTGGGCGTCTATAAAGTTGATGAAGAAGTTGCCGTTGATTCGGTGAAAGCAGCTTTAGAGAATGGCTATCGAAGCATTGATACGGCATCATTTTATAACAATGAAAAAGGCGTCGGAAAAGGCATCAGAGAATCTGGTGTTCCGAGAGAAGAAATTTTTATTACATCAAAAGTGTGGAACGATGAACAAGGCTATGAGGAGACGCTTGAAGCATTTGAGCGGAGCCTTGAAAAACTTGGCTTGGATTATCTTGATTTATACCTGATCCATTGGCCAGTCAAAGGGAAGTATCAAGATACATGGAAAGCAATGGAAAAATTATATAATGAAGGAAAAGTCCGCGCAATTGGTGTCAGTAATTTTCATGTTCATCATTTGCAGGATTTAATGTCTAATAGCAAGGTAAAACCTGTTGTTGATCAAGTGGAGTACCATCCACATTTGTCTCAGGAGAAATTGAGAGCATTTTGCGAGGAAGCTGATATCAAGCTTGAAGCGTGGTCCCCGCTGAAAAAAGGCAGGTTGTTCGATGAACCGGTGATTTCAGAGCTTGCTGATAAATACGGCAAAACGTCTGCACAAATCATTTTGCGCTGGGATGTGCAAAATAACGTTATAACGATACCAAAATCAACGCATGCACATCGGATAAAGGAAAATGCTGATATTTTTGATTTCACCCTGACAGATGAGGAAGTGACGCGGATTAGCAGTCTGAATAAGGACGACCGGACAGGCAAGAATCCGGATAGTTTTGACGAGTAA
- a CDS encoding AbgT family transporter produces the protein MEKQRKGVFQRFLDGVEFIGNKLPHPITLFAILAGIVLILSAALQPLGISVEHPGEDGEMVEINNLLNAEGLKYIFGSMTDNFIGFAPLGVVLVTMLGIGVAERTGLISALLRGFVLSIPRRFITVGLVFAGIMSSVASDAGYVVLPPLGALIFAAMGRHPLAGLAAAFAGVSAGFSANLVLSGTDVMLGELTIAAASTIDPAYAETMNIAMNWFFIAASVFVLTFLGSWVTERVVVPRLGTYKGEDGEDDEGNNNALEGLKPVEKKGLIFSGISLLVGLILTALLILPENAPLRGTEGNYMDQIIQSPFMSSLVPIIAILFFIPGLVYGMVTKTIRNDKDVAAQMTDTMASMGMFIVLAFTAGQFVAYFNESNMGLVLGVYGAEFLDSINLTGIPLILMFVIITGFINLFIGSASAKWAMMAPIFVPIMMQLGYSPELTQMAYRVADSTTNIITPLMTYFAIIIAFAQKYDKKMGIGTMISVMLPYSIYFLVGWTIMLVIWMLLGTPLGPGSPIQYGG, from the coding sequence ATGGAGAAGCAAAGAAAGGGCGTCTTTCAGCGGTTTTTGGACGGCGTTGAATTTATTGGTAATAAACTGCCGCATCCAATTACATTGTTTGCCATTTTAGCAGGAATTGTACTCATTTTGTCCGCTGCTTTGCAGCCTCTGGGCATTAGTGTGGAACATCCTGGTGAAGATGGCGAAATGGTTGAAATTAACAACCTGTTAAATGCTGAAGGTCTGAAATATATTTTTGGGAGCATGACAGATAACTTCATCGGCTTTGCGCCGCTTGGTGTTGTTCTCGTAACCATGCTCGGTATTGGTGTCGCAGAACGTACCGGGTTGATCAGTGCGTTATTGCGTGGGTTTGTATTATCCATACCTAGACGATTTATAACGGTTGGCCTTGTTTTTGCCGGTATTATGTCCAGTGTTGCATCTGACGCCGGATATGTTGTTTTGCCGCCGCTTGGCGCATTGATTTTTGCTGCGATGGGCAGACATCCATTGGCTGGTCTGGCAGCTGCGTTTGCCGGTGTATCGGCAGGGTTCAGTGCCAATCTGGTGCTGTCCGGTACAGACGTGATGCTTGGTGAGCTGACGATTGCTGCTGCTTCAACAATTGACCCGGCATATGCGGAAACTATGAATATTGCCATGAACTGGTTTTTCATAGCTGCTTCGGTATTTGTCCTGACATTTTTGGGTAGCTGGGTAACCGAACGCGTTGTTGTACCGCGTTTAGGTACGTATAAAGGTGAAGATGGAGAAGATGATGAAGGGAACAACAATGCGCTTGAAGGACTTAAGCCTGTTGAGAAAAAAGGTTTAATCTTCTCCGGCATTTCTTTGCTTGTTGGACTTATTCTGACAGCACTGCTTATCTTGCCGGAAAATGCCCCGTTGCGCGGGACTGAAGGCAATTATATGGATCAAATCATCCAGTCGCCATTTATGAGTTCGCTGGTGCCGATTATTGCAATACTATTCTTCATACCGGGACTTGTATATGGCATGGTGACTAAAACGATCCGCAATGACAAAGACGTTGCTGCACAGATGACTGATACAATGGCATCGATGGGGATGTTCATTGTGCTCGCCTTTACAGCAGGTCAATTTGTTGCGTATTTCAATGAATCAAATATGGGTCTGGTGCTTGGTGTTTATGGTGCCGAGTTTCTCGACAGCATCAACCTGACAGGTATCCCGTTAATTTTGATGTTTGTTATTATTACAGGTTTCATTAACTTGTTTATCGGAAGTGCTTCGGCTAAATGGGCGATGATGGCTCCGATATTTGTACCGATTATGATGCAGCTTGGTTATTCACCTGAACTGACACAAATGGCTTATCGTGTTGCTGACTCAACAACAAATATCATTACACCGTTGATGACCTACTTTGCAATCATTATTGCGTTTGCCCAAAAGTATGATAAGAAAATGGGTATTGGTACTATGATTTCGGTTATGCTGCCATACTCGATATACTTCCTGGTCGGCTGGACAATTATGCTGGTTATCTGGATGCTGCTCGGCACTCCATTGGGACCGGGTTCACCGATTCAATATGGCGGATAG
- a CDS encoding YitT family protein, which yields MNNAIRDILLIIAGSFIFAIGVNYFAIPNRLSEGGVIGITIVFHYLFDWSPGIVNFVLNTALVAFGYKFFARRVTIYTIIAIIFSSLFLHVTVAWGNDINDDTLLAALFAGLCVGLGLGMIFRAGGTSGGSAILARLANQAFGWTIGKGMLIIDIAVIAGSAFVIGQERAMYTLVSVYVGAKIIDVVVEGANERTAVLIISTSPGEVLEAVTNRMARGITILDGQGGYTRSQREVLYLVINRYEIVPFRKIISEIDPDAYVTVHPVQEIFRKGYKGR from the coding sequence TTGAACAATGCAATACGGGACATACTTTTGATTATTGCCGGCTCATTCATATTTGCAATAGGCGTCAATTATTTTGCCATTCCAAACCGTTTATCGGAGGGCGGTGTAATTGGTATAACGATTGTCTTCCACTATCTGTTTGATTGGTCGCCGGGTATTGTTAACTTTGTGTTGAATACGGCACTTGTTGCTTTTGGTTATAAATTTTTTGCTAGACGGGTCACCATCTATACGATTATCGCTATTATTTTTTCATCACTTTTCTTGCATGTTACAGTTGCTTGGGGAAACGACATTAATGATGATACGCTGCTGGCGGCATTATTCGCCGGCCTTTGCGTCGGATTGGGCCTTGGCATGATTTTTCGGGCAGGCGGAACATCGGGAGGATCAGCCATTTTAGCAAGACTCGCCAACCAAGCATTCGGCTGGACAATTGGTAAAGGGATGCTGATCATTGATATTGCCGTGATTGCAGGCTCGGCATTTGTTATCGGCCAGGAACGTGCTATGTACACACTCGTATCCGTTTATGTCGGGGCAAAAATTATCGATGTTGTCGTTGAAGGCGCCAATGAGCGGACAGCTGTCCTGATTATCTCCACATCACCCGGCGAAGTTTTGGAAGCTGTCACCAATCGGATGGCACGGGGCATTACGATATTGGACGGACAAGGCGGGTACACCCGCTCACAACGGGAAGTTCTTTACCTGGTAATCAATCGGTACGAAATTGTACCTTTTCGAAAAATCATTTCTGAAATTGACCCGGATGCATACGTCACCGTCCACCCTGTGCAGGAAATTTTCCGGAAAGGGTATAAAGGCAGATAA